The Tachyglossus aculeatus isolate mTacAcu1 unplaced genomic scaffold, mTacAcu1.pri SUPER_30, whole genome shotgun sequence genome has a segment encoding these proteins:
- the LOC119921792 gene encoding olfactory receptor 6C74-like: protein MKPSQGMRPDPAMPKIPCTRPAVEEPGHIWSCPYPEGEEKQPSILLQEIRLMVLWALANRIHWSTMRSHIPVTNFILLGLTADPNLHAAIPLYMSVTYVLSITGNLTIVTFTMMDFRLHTPIFLAPIVTRDRTISYNCFATQLFLFILLGATEFFLLAILSSDRYVTICRSLNYTTLMSPRVSIPLVLCSCLTGFMVIFSLVIFGLQLYFCGSVTTDHFFCDISPLFLLSCSDTSFLQLKALRRKVFSTCSSHIVVISIIYGSCIFMYTKPSAKERVELTKGVAVVNTSLAPMLNPFIYTLWNIPPIPPGGGEF, encoded by the exons ATGAAGCCATCCCAAGGAATGCGTCCTGACCCTGCCATGCCCAAGATCCCATGCACCCGGCCTGCAGTGGAGGAGCCTGGGCATATCTGGAGCTGTCCCTacccagagggagaggagaaacagccctccatcctcctccaggaAATCAGACTGATGGTCCTCTGGGCGTTAGCCAACAGGATTCACTGGTCAACCATGAGGAGCCACATACCAGTCACTAACTTCATCCTACTGGGGCTCACGGCTGACCCTAATTTACATGCGGCGATTCCCCTCTACATGTCTGTCACCTACGTACTGAGCATCACCGgcaacctgaccatcgtcacctTCACCATGATGGACTTCCGCctacacacccccat atttctGGCCCCCATTGTCACCCgggacaggaccatttcctacAACTGTTTTGCAACTCAGCTATTTTTATTCATCCTGCTGGGGGCGactgagttcttcctcctggccatcTTGTCTTCCGACCGTTATGTCACCATCTGCCGATCGCTGAACTACACAACTCTCATGAGCCCAAGAGTCAGCATCCCGCTGGTCCTTTGCTCCTGTCTGACTGGGTTCATGGTCATCTTTTCTCTGGTCATCTTTGGTCTACAACTGTACTTCTGTGGCTCTGTAACCActgaccacttcttctgtgatatcTCTCCTCTGTTCCTGCTCTCGTGCTCAGACACCTCGTTCCTGCAGCTGAAGGCTCTT AGGAGAAAggtcttttccacctgctcctcccacatagTCGTGATCTCCATCATATACGGCAGCTGCATCTTTATGTATACCAAACCGTCTGCCAAAGAAAGGGTGGAACTGACCAAAGGGGTGGCGGTGGTCAACACGTCCTTGGCCCCCATGCTGAATCCCTTCATCTATACCCTGTGGAATATACCTCCtatacctcctggaggag GGGAGTTCTGA